A window of Ranitomeya variabilis isolate aRanVar5 chromosome 2, aRanVar5.hap1, whole genome shotgun sequence contains these coding sequences:
- the LOC143803837 gene encoding lysosomal acid phosphatase-like, with the protein MPSDPRESQCRHRWNNIGTGGYLDAQPSAADIVPPRSLGPFRSPNVGKTFRSCLFRCSVSSDEKTMKFIFQVYRHGDRSPVKTYPTDIHQESAWPQGFGQLTQIGMRQHWDLGQALRAHYKGFMNESYDRHEIYVRSTDVDRTLMSAKANLAGLYPPAGAEVFNPNISWQPIPVHTVPDSEEWLLKFPILPCPKYLKLQEETRHSPEYVNKTRDNLDFLHMVANKTGLTGLSDCSLESVWTVSDILFCESRHNLSLPSWATRDILERLRDLKDFNFRFLFGIIEHEQMARLQGGVLVDQILKNLTAAAHSNSAGLKLITYSTHDTTLGALQIALDVYNGKLAPYASCHIFELHEESSG; encoded by the exons TGGATGCTCAGCCGTCTGCAGCCGACATTGTGCCCCCCCGGTCTCTCGGACCCTTCAGATCGCCAAATGTTGGTAAAACGTTCAGGTCGTGTCTGTTCCGATGTTCTGTTTCATCTGACGAGAAAACCATGAA GTTTATCTTCCAGGTGTATCGGCACGGCGACCGCTCCCCTGTGAAGACCTATCCCACCGATATACATCAGGAGAGCGCCTGGCCCCAGGGATTTGGGCAGCTGACGCAG ATTGGGATGAGGCAGCACTGGGATTTGGGACAGGCGCTGCGAGCGCATTACAAAGGATTCATGAACGAGTCGTACGACAGGCACGAG ATCTATGTGAGGAGCACAGACGTGGACCGCACACTGATGAGTGCAAAGGCGAACCTGGCCGGCCTGTACCCACCTGCGGGTGCAGAGGTTTTCAACCCAAATATCAGCTGGCAGCCGATCCCGGTGCACACGGTGCCTGACTCTGAAGAGTGG ctctTAAAGTTTCCAATTCTACCTTGTCCGAAATATCTGAAGCTACAAGAAGAGACGCGGCACTCGCCTGAGTATGTGAACAAGACCAGAGACAATCTG GATTTCCTGCACATGGTCGCCAATAAGACCGGACTT ACCGGACTGTCGGACTGCTCCCTAGAGTCTGTATGGACGGTCTCTGATATCTTGTTCTGCGAG TCGAGACACAACTTGAGCCTCCCGTCCTGGGCGACAAGAGACATCCTGGAGCGACTGCGCGACTTGAAGGATTTCAACTTCAGGTTCCTCTTTGGGATCATCGAGCATGAGCAGATGGCGCGGCTGCAGGGAG GTGTATTGGTGGATCAGATCCTGAAGAATCTAACAGCAGCTGCACACAGCAACTCCGCGGGCCTGAAACTGATCACGTACTCAACG CACGACACCACGCTGGGTGCCCTGCAAATAGCGCTGGACGTCTACAATGGAAAACTGGCCCCGTACGCGTCCTGCCATATATTCGAGCTGCACGAGGAGTCTTCGGGGTAG